The DNA sequence AAGTAATTAGTTTTCCTTGTTTTATACATTTGATAGCTTCCTGTGTAGTGATTTCACTGTTTTGCATTGGATGGCCAGTTTAGTACCTCAGTGCTGTCAGACTGGTGTAATGgtgagagaaaaaagaaaaaaaatcctttcagcTTCCTTCAAAGGAAAAAGAGTATGGTTGAAAATTCTGGATCAAGCGTATTACTTTAGCTAATTTTTAGCTTTTTAAGATATGACTTATAAATTATCTCTGGAATGAGTGCATTACCTGCCTTGGGCTTACAGTGTATGAGTTATTTCACATAATAACAGTGCCAGTTTTGGCATGTTGCTTCTGTGTCAATGCAACTAAGATTCTGAGTTTAATACAAACATTGAGGTGGCAGTATTATCATGCTACTCTTTAAAGAGTACCCTCTGCTTCTGAAATAGTGTTATAAATCAACAAGTAGTAAAAGGACAAGAGGCGCAGCTGGGGTGTTGACTTTCAGAACACCTTTTATTTGCAGCAGTGATTTTGATGTGACCATACTCAATGCTCAAGAAAATTAGAGTATAAAATTCACGTGTCTTAAACTCTGTGCAATTATGAGGTACTGCTCGAATGGTACAAGGTTCCTGTCTCTTAATGCAAAAATCACATTGGCTCATCTCCAGGGTATGTTCTGCTTGCCATGCTTAGACTGGCACTTGCATTTCaggcagccttccagatgcacagaGACATTGACATTTTCAAGATATCATTTGGCTCTTACTTTGAAGTTCACATCTTTCTGTTGACATAAGTGAAAACTGCACAAGACCCCTGAGCATGTACAGTTTGAAGATTATGATGAGGTATAGCATGATCTTGCTGTTAGACTAGGACATTTCTGTCCTGGTGCATCCTGAGACCTGACACCACAGTCAAAAGGGAGAGTGAATATATCTGCAGTTTTGCAAATGCTGGTGTTTATGGAATAAATGTTAAAATCATGGTAAAAGCAGTAAGGAGCTGAAGCAAAATGAGGTAGTTTCATGTCAAACATAGTTAAAGTTAACAAAGTTTAATGAAAATGCAAACCCATAACTTTTCATGTAATTGTGCTATGCCACTTGAATAAGTTGTGATGAATTATTTTAGGCAAATGCCACATGCCAGAGAGTGAAATTAGAACCCAACTTCACAGTTTAACTCTACAAGTGATTTTTGATTAATCTGTTTACAACCTGCTGTTTTCCACCTCTTCTGGTTTTGTCTGGTTTGAAACTAAAATTCTCTGCCATTGTCATTTCTGAATTTGCAGGCAAGTCTAACAGTATTCATTTCTATTTTCCAGCATGCCATCAGAAATGCTGCTGAAGATATTTTCCTATTTGGATGCTGTGTCCCTATTGGCTGTTGGTTGTGTGAATAAGCGCTTCTATGAGCTGGCCAATGACAAgtaaggaagaagaaagatCTCAGTTGTGCTGTAGATGTGTTTGCCTGAATTATGAGTCCTCCTAATTTAGTTTCTCAGATGCCAGAGCAGTGATGCATGCACCTATGGGCAGTTACTCTGCTGAAGTTGCCCTGCATAGCTCACAACAGCATGTGTTGCATGGAATTCTAGCTGTGCAGAGCCTGTTGTTTAATGGGAGTTAGGAGGCAAAAATTAAATCCAGTACTTTGAAATGTTGCTGTTAGcacttattttttgttttaaaatttattactATTTCTTTGTATTCACATGGACCTGCACAAACTTTTCAGTTCAGGGGATCCTTAATGGTGTGTCTCCAGTAGCTTTATGGAATTGTCATAGCTTTCAGAGTTTTGAAGTCTTCCTTAATTCTTTCATCCGGTTTTTGCAGAGGGATTGATTCAATCAAATGATCCACTAGTGGTTTTTATCTGTTGCTCAGATAAACTCTGTGAAGTTTTAGTGATTTCTAAATGAGAACAAAAGAGATGAAGGTAAATACCAACAAAATTTTTTTCTAAGGATTGCTTATACAGAGTTAATAAATTGCTCCTACCAATATGATGATAATTTTGTCAAAATGTAAAGAGGAGAGGCCCAGGTTGGTATGTGATAACCAGGATTGGACATCCTTTTCTTTATAGGATTCTACTGCATTAATGTTTGAATAAGAGAATGTCTTCCTCTATAGGAAGTTGCTGTACCTGGTATGAATCTATTTCTCCCTTTTTTACTGAAACTTGTACGGTGGATTAATTGGTTTACCTCGGCATTGATACCTTTAGAACTGATGAATTTAAAGGGAAGATCTGAGATTGCCAGATTTAGGCTTTGAGGCTGTCAGCAGGTAAGGATAGATAAAAATTACATAGTTGACACAAATTACCAATCTTGGCATgtgttttccatttcagggtGGTAAGGCAGGATAAAATCACTGTGGCTGTCGAGGGGAAGATAATTCATCTGTCTCCATCTCGACGATCTCTGTTTCCATTTTCTAACCAACAGAGATTAGTCTATGTGCACAGATGGGACTTGGGGAAGAGTTACTTTCCCTTATCTAGGAGCCTGACTGGTTCAGTGGGACCAGGTCATTTCTTCCTGATGAATTTAGTGGACCTTCTCAAGACCCTGAATCTTGCAGTGTACAAACAGAAGTTTTAATTGAAGTCCTTGCATATTTGTGTGACAAATCTGACCTTGGTTTTTAGACTGAGTATCTTTTTTAGGATATTTCTGCTGTCCTTGATGTGTACAGGGTGATGTTCTTGATGCAACAGGACCATCAGTCTTTCATTGTGGTATGTCTGTGCTGCCTAATGCAGTGATTTGTCTTTTGGCTGTTCATATAATGTGTGTGCTTGAGCAGTTCTTGCACTGATGTCTCCAATATAACCGTTGAAGACAAGGAAAGGTTTATGACCCCTCCCTTTCTGCATCCTCCGTGCCCTAGCATGGAGTATTCCAGCCTTCCTATCATGCAGTGTGGGAAGTTCACAGATATGGTCTGCCTGTGAAAACTTGAGGATTCTGATCACCAGCAGAATGTGCTTGTGTGAGAGAAAGTGAGAGCACAGGAGAAAGTCTTTTGCCATTGTGGTCAAGGGATGGCTGATGATGATGTGTCTGATTCTGGCATTTGAGTTAGCAGTAAAAGGTTTGTTTGGCTTGTTCTAGTAATGTCCAGTAAGAGGCCTTGAGATGAGTATTAACAATCTGAGGCAAGAAGGGCATGTATTCTGCTGTGAAAGAGGCAAACTTGTGCTTCCCTGTTGGATGCCTTTTTGATTTATCTGTCCTGAATTCTTCAAAAGCTGAGGATGAGGGGGCAGTGATACCTTCCTTGTGATTCCAAGTTCTCCTTTATCTTCTTCTCTGTCTCCCTCACCTAGCTGAATATTTGAGTTTCTTGAACTAATTTCTTTGCTTGCACAACACTGTTTTGGGAAACAAAGAAGCAATATGTTTCTGGGAGTGAGGATGAGGTTGGTAGGTATTTGTCATTAGTCTGTTTTCAGTCAACTAAATCGCTTGAGTCTGCAACTTCAAAATGCTGGAAATGCCTACTACTAAGCCCTCTCTTTTCAGCATCATACAGTAAGATGCAGAGTATCTCTCTCTATCAAAGGATGTCTCTCTTGGGAAGGGGTTTCTAGTTAACAGCAGAGTTTTATAGGAAGTTATTTTACTGGACTTTTTAGGCTGGTGAAGACCAATTGGATGATACAAAGCTCAAATTTCCCTGGTGATGTTGTATTAAGGACATCTCTCCTTTTCTGATCACTGGACAATTCTAAACTACTTTGGAGTTAAAAAGTATTTCCTTTCTCCATCAGAATAGTTTTATGCTATCTGGTAACTTGGCTGCCTTTTATGGTCTTAAAATAGAAGTATCTTAAAACTTTCAGTTATGGGATTGTTCTTCATGTTACCCTTCCCACCCTGCTTTTGGTGAAAGGAAGGTTGAAAACTCATGTTGACTGTGAACCCACCTTTACCAGTCACATGGTTTATTTATTGGTTTGTGTGTTTAGACAGTTTTGTCTCAAAAAAATGGCAGTGGGGAATTCTGTATATATCTGTAGAGCAGTGGGCTGGAAGGTTTTTGCAAAATCCCTGAATAGGTTTGCATCAATAACCAGAGCTTGGCTCTCAGCATGTGGGGGCTTATTCTCAGTGGCTGATGAATTGAGAATGGTTTTGATGGGTAGGAGGCAGTGTGGGATGGATCTAGTCCTTGAATGCTTTGAGGAGAGGGGAAGATGCCATAAAATACTCAGCAGTGTAAGTTTGCCTGAGGATAAGTGAGAACTGGTAAAGGTAATCTTGCTGATAAATGGTGCAAAATGTCTCTTAAGAATTTGTTGCCCTTGCTATTCATTTTCTTTAGTGCAGTTATGTACACTATGTGTCTAGCACTTCAGAATGAGAAAACTTATTGGCAACCTGTATTCACAGATTACTGTTTGAATACTTGTAGGTTCCTGTACTCAGTATTCTGTGAACTGTCCCAGGGTTACTGGAGTATGAGGGGCTGAAATGTGACCTCAGTTTTCCTGGCATGAAAGAGATGAACCCATCATTACAGTCACATATTTCTTTGACTTCAGAAAGTCATGTCTTGTTtgggcttttccaaagagagtGCAGAAGGGATTGTCATGACTTTGGTACCACCAAACAGAGGTGATTCTAAATTGTCCTCCTCCACACCGCTTTCAGCTGGATCTGAGAAACTTGAAGTGTACAGATTATTTTTGTTGAATAGGAGGTATTAAACTGCTTTTTCCACTAGCTGATTTTCTGTGAGGATGATGCATCAttgttttggggtggaattttcaaatttttttgcTTAACCTTTATCAGTTTTCACTTACTTTGCTGACTATGACTGTGCTATCACAGAACTTCATCCTGGCTCCCATATCTTCGGGAAGACAGACAAGACTGTTTCTGTGCTAACACTATGCTCAGTGGTAGCTGAGATGTGCATTTAAAAATGAAGTGACTGTTCTTGAAATTTATTCCTCtttattctgtttttattttcagcgGAATTTGGCTGAAACTCTATTCCAGATCTTTGCACCCAAAATGGACAATTTGGAAAATGAAGTCTAAACAAGCAGAAACTGTTTCTTTGGCCTGTGCTGCTGTACATGATAAAAAGCCTGGATACTGGAAGAAAGAATACATCTTCAAACAAACATCTGCCTTCAAAGCTAGAGTAATGCGGCTTGTTAAATTTCTAGATCCTTATACAGGTCTTCCATGTAAAAACAAAGAAGCTATGAAGTAAGCAATGCCTTGTCACAAAGATTTATTGAGAGCAGTGTACAAAATATTAGTGACTTGGGGAGGTATAAAATTAGAGCTAAAAAATGTATATCATAATGGGAAGATACAATGTTAATCTATAAATGACTGAAACTGAGGAACATAAGCAGCAGCTagtagaaatttaaaaattctgttgCAAGCATAGTTTAAGTTTTGTCACTTTGggaatttgtttttaaacaccCCTCTCCCCTCTCTACTCCTAAATAACAGAGTCTCTGGGTTGAGTTGGATAATTGTTCTAGAGgacaaaaatggaaaagaacatGTAGTAGAGAAGCCAAACCTATCATTTAAGGACACATCTGTTACCGTACTTTGGCATGGTACAGACTGGCCATGCTTAGACATGCTGTCAACCCTAAAACTGTTTGGAGTTACACCATTGCTTCCTGACCAAAGCATACCTCCCAACAAGAGTGGGTGAGTTTTAACACAGgatttttaaggattttttggGTGCAACTGGTTGATAATGTGTCTGTACAACCTATCTGACATTTGTTTGACTCAGTAAGTTAACTCTTCATTAGAAAGCCTGCCTGCAGTATTTCTTGCTATGTTCTTCTCTTCTTTGGTAGAGTTTTTCAGCAAGAAATAGTATAATCCAACAAGCTTATGACATTAATTCATGGGTTAATGTAGCTATTGGCTTGTGATATGCAGACTGATAGGTTCTGATTTGGAAAGCCAAATCTAAGGTATAGACACAAATGagcatgaaagaaaaatgtaaatccAGGAGAATTTATTGTGAGAAATTTAGCTTGGAAAAGTTAATCAGTATTTAGGTGGCTACAGTCAGGTAATCTATGttgttaaaatttattttctgtctggTAGGTGTGTATGTGAATTTAGAGAACTTGGTGTTTAACTATGCATGCAGTCTTCAGTATATGCATATAAAGTCACACAGTCCACAGCATGTCTCTTGTTTTTTAACTTAAATGTGTACAATGGTTTTTGTCATTATattctaaaaatatatttaaatgaaaagtgTCTATTTGAGGTATTTGTTTGCTGTCCAGGAGTTTAGCACACATCTGGGCCTATGTGTACAGTAGGTGCAGTGTCAGCTACATGCTCTTCTTACACAAAGCCTCTAGCCATAGAGCTCTGAAAAGAGAGAATTGTTTACCTACAAAACACTGGGTTCCTCCACCAGAAGAAAAGTAtttacttaaaaaaagaaataaatcaagAGAAGCTTTTGTTTAAAGTTAGCTGAACGAGTCTTGCAGTCAAATTATGTAGGAAATGTAGTTGTTTTATCAAGATGATGGTTCATatgtagaaaatgaaaaagaaagcttGCAGGCAATTGATGTACTTTTTTCACAGAGTTACAGGTTTTTACAAATTGTGACTATAGATGAAGGCAGTGGATTCACCAATTTCAGTATGTCATTGTTAAGACTGTAAGTGCCGGGACAGGCCTGATTGACTTAAAGATGGAAAGGGTTGATGTTGAAACATCATTTGTTAGTATGAAATCtcttactgtgagggtggtgggacactggaacaggttgtctgGGAaggttgtggatgccccatcccaggcAGTGTTCAGTGTGTAGTTGTAGGTGATACTACAGTGATATCATGTGGAAACCTAGGAACTGTTTTGAATACAGTAAAAACCTAAGTCTGAAAAGGATTTTAGAAAAACTTCTTTCTTCATTCTGAATAGGTAATGCAAACTCtactttctgctctttttttaaTGCGTCATTAGTTAATAAGAATGTCCACGAACTTATATTTAAGAGTGTTTTGGAGCTAAATAGCTTTAATTATAggtaaaatacagaaaaaaaaatcaaaaaaaggaaagcttCCAATAACACAAACTTTTAATTCATTATATGTACAATTTGATAGTTTCCTTTGAATTTTGCTTCACGGTGATAAATGTTCAGTGATTCCATCTAGTATCAATAAAGTATCAAAACCAAATTGTAGAGTATAtctgtattttgaaaaattggTCAAGCACGTAAGTTCTTTTTTAAAGTGTGTTTTAGAAGATCATAtagtgttttttgtttcttaccTTGTTAGGGGTTGAGATCCTGCTAGTACACTGTGATTGTTCAAATGAGTTGATGACTCTGCATGCCATATGCTTTCAAAACTGTTTTCCTCATGTGCTGCTGGTCAGACTTCAGAGTTAAACATGTAATTAGGCTGAACTTTTACATGAATAAGGAGACATAACCTTTTTTAACTACATAACAACATTCTGTGTGTTCTTTTCAAAGACCTCGTCGATTTTCCTTGATTGCTGAGTACCATCTTGCTAACCTGACTGAAAATAGTGTAGTGGTTGGTGCTGATGAGCTTGTCCAGCTCTTCAGTCTGAGTCCAGGACTGTTAGTAGGAACTTGGAAGGTAAGATAACCTTTTGTTTCAGTATTCTACTGTTATTTgaagaaaaagatttttatttttttttttgtttggcttgtagtttgggtttggggaggtttttttttaatatttcttttttttttcccccctttgaATTTTGAAAGATCATGTCTAAACTAGTAACCACAAAACACATGTAGGGACAGTAAGTGGATGACTTAGTGTATCCTAAAGAGCTGTCGCTGGAATATgtatatacattaaaaaaaacccacttctAATTAAAAGATCAGTTATGTATCATTCTGTGTTAGATACTGTGTTCAATTTTACTTATTTTGCAGTCTTCCCATGCCCAAGTTTGATATCCTAGGGTAATTTTCAATATTATGGTTTGAGAAGTGCTTCTTCCTGTGATTCATGCCTTTACCTGCCCATATCACTCCAAGTGATGAGTTCCTACATGGCAACTTAGCTTTAATCTACATCACCAAGTATCTGTATCCTGCTCTAGCAGTAGAGATGCTGTAAATCATGCCCTTTTGAGGGTATTAAAATCTTGGTATTAAGAGTCTAAGTTAAGCAGTTAGCCTCTGTAGGGTGGGTGCAGAGATGAATGTCTTTAGAGGGCAGTGCAGAACATCTGAGGTAAACTATGCAAAAGGAATCTACATCTTTGCACGGAATGCACTGGGACCTCTGATGCTGTTGATGTCGACTTAGGTTATTTGGCACTGGCAAGGAGCTTTCCTCGAAGAGGCTGTGAGCAGTTCCTCAAAGTTGTGTCTAGTTTCCAGCTGCAAACATGGGCCTCAAATGTGCACAATCACCAGAGGCAATGTTTAAAACTGCAGAAGGACTATTTCTTTCACTCTTACTCAAAGATAATAGTGAAAGTCCATTTCCTAGAAAACTTGAGACTGCCTGACTGGCACAAACCTGTTACAGGTTGTTTCAGTCTGTGAAAAGCTCTGCTAAATGAATAACCATTTCTGTCATATCTTCAGAAGTTCTGTAGACTGGTGTCCCTGTATTGTTGGCTCTGTGATCTTGCGTATGCATTTGTCCCATCCATGCTTGGAAAGAGAGCTCTTTCAGCACCTGGAAATGGTTCAAACATAACCAGGTTCCACATAGTTGTTAAGAATCGAGTGCCTCACTCTAGTATATTGTCCCTGCTTGCTTTTCTGAACAGCAGTTCTTATTCTCTGTGTAGGCAGAGTAATTCGAGGTAGTTAAGTGTCAGTGGGTGTAATAATTGTCAATGCCATGCATCTTGTTTTTTTGCACATAGCTGCGTAACAGAAACCAAGGGCAGGTTACGTGGGCTTCCTGGTATTTGGCTAGAGAAAGACTGAGAAATTATGTGATTGATAGATCTCCCTAGTTAAATCCTTTATAGCAGTAATTTTGCACTGTGAAAATACAGGAGTAGTTAAAAAGCCAAAAGTTTGAATAGAGGATGTAATTTTGTGGCAACCCAGAGAGATGAAAATAGTTGCCCATATTTCAGGAGAGTAATAGACTTCTGGCAGTGACTAATTTTCCTATTGACTTAGTTGTTTGTAAATGTaggatttaaaaaatgcatttaaataaaaaaaaacctgatatCCTAGCATTCTGTGTTCTTGAAGTAAATATGTGCCTCTGTCTCTATTTAGTTTTCACATAGATGTTTTCTTTGACTATAGAAGGTtatgtttttaatgttttcctaGGAGTAAATAATCTGGTGAAGACACGATTTTTACTTTGAAATTCACAATTTCTATTGAATAATTCTGTATTCCTCACTGATATTAGCCCTCTTTGGAAATAGTTCCTTACACATGAAAATAAACTTGATGCTTCAGTAGTTGGGAGTAAGTGCTGTTTGATTCTGTTCGGGTATCTTTATTAAAGTGGTAAGTAGAAGCTAGGCATGTACAGTTCTTGGATTGCTCTTATAATTTTTGCCTTGGCATAGCTAGcttccctctcttcccccaTAATACAAAATGCTGCAATCTTTTATATAAATTCTGTACTCTTCTGAAGAGACAGTAAAGGTTTTAGGAGTCCAAGTGTTAAAGCAAGCCATTACTAACATTATTATAGTAATTGTCAGAGTAATAGGCAGCAGCATTTATCTATGAATTTTAATGCTCAGAAAGACCTtgtgaaaaaaagaatttcCAGATGAAAATACATCTACTTTAATTaacttttcaggaaaaaagtgaaattgCTTTCGTTATGGCGAATCTTCATTATAATCAACTTCTTGAGAGAAGCATTTTGGGTTCTGCTACTGTGTAAGTTTGGTGTTCCTTTGTGTGTAATAAAGATAACCTTTTGAATAAAGCTTTGAGTTTTACAGTTAAAATTGGCTGCTTGTAAGAGGTTTATATTTAGGCAGTAATTAACCATTCTTGTTTAATATAAGCAACAGTTATAGTAACTGAATACAAAACTGTAGAAGCATTTTCATACTAAAATATTGCCATTGTTATGCTATTAAGGAGATAATTTAGTTCTACAAGTGTACTGGTACTTTCTGTATTGAGAAAGTTAGAAATACACTGCACAtactttctgctttttcacaAGCAGTCTTATTTCCTCTTTCTatctgaaacagaaagaaaagagagagacatTTCGGGAAGTAGGGAAGTAATCTTTGGCTGTGTAGGAGTGGGAAAAAAGCTCTGGTAAACTGGTGAGGTGCCTGCAGTAATCTTTTAGTCCTATTGAGAAAGTAGTTTGTATATATGTAGATTGAGAAGTGtttgtgtatgtgtatattgCAGTATATAGTATAATACGTGTTTAGCCATTGTaaactttgttttaaaatatgaattttttaAAGCTTCAGAATAGTATTTGGGGAATTTATTTCCCGCTCATCTTTCTGGTCAGATATTGTATCTACCAGGCGTCTTAAATGCCCTGTATAACTTAGTGTAGCTCTTCTCACACAGAATGTAAGATTTAACACCATCTCCCTTAATACAAGTTGAATCCTATGTAGAAGTTACTCAGTTGTCTCTGTCATGTGGTCTCTTTAGGTCACTTGTGTGCCGTGGTTATTTAGTCAGGCACaggcaaaattatttcaatatttgCTATTTCAGAGAAGTCTCTAGGGCTAGTGTACTTAGAGATTTGTAGTTAGGCtgatgcttttttctttttcgtAGACAAGTCCATGTTTTGAAGTTTAACAGATGTACCTTTTAAAGTTGACTGCTGTATTTCTGCCTTTGGCTAGGCTGAACAGTTGATCAGCAGTATTAGACACTGTATTACCTTGAAAGAAGCATGATGAACTAGAGATGTTTGATTTGAAAATGGAGATGACAGTCTCAATGTAGGCCTATGTGTTATATCTTTACTAAGTCATCCCCCACTTGCTAAattctatgtatttttttttcaagtcaaTATGCTCCTCCACCTAATAAACCTTTACTGGATGATATTGACTCAGAATATGGACTGCATGACTACAGCCTGCATCTTGATCTGCATGGCAGAAACTGCATGTACCTGTGTGGATCCTTCAAGTGCCTCTTCTGCAGAAAACGTAAAGTTGATGGAGCAATGTCTGCTTTAAAAATTATCCCTGCTATATCTTTCCTTCTTATATTaccattttctctgttttaagGGGTGAAACTTCAATGGAATTTTAAGAGTAAGCTATCTTTCTGTTTGTGGCGTGGTTTCTTTATATCTGCATGGTGCTTTGTGTGGTGTCCTATGCCGGCTCTGTAAAAAGTCTGCCTGCTGTTACATTGACACAGTGTCAGCCTGGGACACAAATTCTGCAGATTTTCAGGATCTTTTCTTTTAGCTACATTAATAATGCACTGGCGCAGTTCTTGGTGCAGGTTGA is a window from the Passer domesticus isolate bPasDom1 chromosome 1, bPasDom1.hap1, whole genome shotgun sequence genome containing:
- the FBXO15 gene encoding F-box only protein 15 isoform X1, giving the protein MATGRGRLRTFAARPRAYSEMVNAGIKNLYLTPPIKPKPNVRIESMPSEMLLKIFSYLDAVSLLAVGCVNKRFYELANDNGIWLKLYSRSLHPKWTIWKMKSKQAETVSLACAAVHDKKPGYWKKEYIFKQTSAFKARVMRLVKFLDPYTGLPCKNKEAMKVSGLSWIIVLEDKNGKEHVVEKPNLSFKDTSVTVLWHGTDWPCLDMLSTLKLFGVTPLLPDQSIPPNKSGPRRFSLIAEYHLANLTENSVVVGADELVQLFSLSPGLLVGTWKEKSEIAFVMANLHYNQLLERSILGSATVQYAPPPNKPLLDDIDSEYGLHDYSLHLDLHGRNCMYLCGSFKCLFCRKRDIENGYLRLRVVNLKDNRKHLPIVGTLGICWETDVFKGNVKDCFVMDLTLLDETGKPFWCFSAPVHMELSTKSSGLYDYMGHIYTADYADSEGKVCVEFVWLEETKEYIIVSLVLYVSTKKVNSWCGTNY
- the FBXO15 gene encoding F-box only protein 15 isoform X2, with protein sequence MRLRTFAARPRAYSEMVNAGIKNLYLTPPIKPKPNVRIESMPSEMLLKIFSYLDAVSLLAVGCVNKRFYELANDNGIWLKLYSRSLHPKWTIWKMKSKQAETVSLACAAVHDKKPGYWKKEYIFKQTSAFKARVMRLVKFLDPYTGLPCKNKEAMKVSGLSWIIVLEDKNGKEHVVEKPNLSFKDTSVTVLWHGTDWPCLDMLSTLKLFGVTPLLPDQSIPPNKSGPRRFSLIAEYHLANLTENSVVVGADELVQLFSLSPGLLVGTWKEKSEIAFVMANLHYNQLLERSILGSATVQYAPPPNKPLLDDIDSEYGLHDYSLHLDLHGRNCMYLCGSFKCLFCRKRDIENGYLRLRVVNLKDNRKHLPIVGTLGICWETDVFKGNVKDCFVMDLTLLDETGKPFWCFSAPVHMELSTKSSGLYDYMGHIYTADYADSEGKVCVEFVWLEETKEYIIVSLVLYVSTKKVNSWCGTNY
- the FBXO15 gene encoding F-box only protein 15 isoform X4 encodes the protein MVNAGIKNLYLTPPIKPKPNVRIESMPSEMLLKIFSYLDAVSLLAVGCVNKRFYELANDNGIWLKLYSRSLHPKWTIWKMKSKQAETVSLACAAVHDKKPGYWKKEYIFKQTSAFKARVMRLVKFLDPYTGLPCKNKEAMKVSGLSWIIVLEDKNGKEHVVEKPNLSFKDTSVTVLWHGTDWPCLDMLSTLKLFGVTPLLPDQSIPPNKSGPRRFSLIAEYHLANLTENSVVVGADELVQLFSLSPGLLVGTWKEKSEIAFVMANLHYNQLLERSILGSATVQYAPPPNKPLLDDIDSEYGLHDYSLHLDLHGRNCMYLCGSFKCLFCRKRDIENGYLRLRVVNLKDNRKHLPIVGTLGICWETDVFKGNVKDCFVMDLTLLDETGKPFWCFSAPVHMELSTKSSGLYDYMGHIYTADYADSEGKVCVEFVWLEETKEYIIVSLVLYVSTKKVNSWCGTNY
- the FBXO15 gene encoding F-box only protein 15 isoform X3, whose product is MLRTFAARPRAYSEMVNAGIKNLYLTPPIKPKPNVRIESMPSEMLLKIFSYLDAVSLLAVGCVNKRFYELANDNGIWLKLYSRSLHPKWTIWKMKSKQAETVSLACAAVHDKKPGYWKKEYIFKQTSAFKARVMRLVKFLDPYTGLPCKNKEAMKVSGLSWIIVLEDKNGKEHVVEKPNLSFKDTSVTVLWHGTDWPCLDMLSTLKLFGVTPLLPDQSIPPNKSGPRRFSLIAEYHLANLTENSVVVGADELVQLFSLSPGLLVGTWKEKSEIAFVMANLHYNQLLERSILGSATVQYAPPPNKPLLDDIDSEYGLHDYSLHLDLHGRNCMYLCGSFKCLFCRKRDIENGYLRLRVVNLKDNRKHLPIVGTLGICWETDVFKGNVKDCFVMDLTLLDETGKPFWCFSAPVHMELSTKSSGLYDYMGHIYTADYADSEGKVCVEFVWLEETKEYIIVSLVLYVSTKKVNSWCGTNY